The Granulicella sibirica genome has a segment encoding these proteins:
- a CDS encoding flagellar hook-basal body protein, whose protein sequence is MDSGLYAAYSGLLTRTQALDTAANNLANIGTAGFRAQRDTFRGVLAGSVVNSGDGASQVGQAVNDYGTLGGSGIDLSQGQLTVTGNPLDLAIQGEGFFAIKTAHGTRYTRDGGFLRSATGVLQTREGEPVLDTTGNPIIVPTGSVSVSGDGTVSVNAAGGNAIAGQVGKFTFADPARLQAEGTNRFVAADGAIPIAASGEIHEGALEGANQDAVHGTMQLMLVQRQAEMMQKALSVFHNDFDKTAAEELGKVS, encoded by the coding sequence ATGGACAGCGGACTTTATGCGGCGTACAGCGGACTGCTTACCAGGACGCAGGCCCTCGATACGGCGGCCAACAACCTGGCGAATATCGGGACGGCGGGCTTTCGGGCGCAACGGGACACGTTTCGCGGGGTGCTGGCGGGAAGCGTCGTGAACAGCGGGGACGGGGCTTCGCAGGTGGGGCAGGCGGTGAACGACTACGGAACGCTGGGCGGCTCCGGGATCGATCTGAGCCAGGGACAGCTTACGGTGACCGGGAATCCCCTGGACCTGGCGATCCAGGGTGAGGGATTCTTTGCCATCAAGACGGCGCACGGGACGCGGTATACGCGGGATGGCGGGTTTCTGCGGTCAGCGACGGGTGTGCTGCAGACGCGCGAAGGCGAGCCTGTTCTTGATACCACGGGGAACCCAATTATCGTGCCGACCGGGTCGGTGAGCGTGAGTGGGGATGGCACCGTGTCGGTGAACGCCGCCGGGGGGAATGCGATCGCGGGGCAGGTAGGGAAGTTCACGTTCGCCGATCCCGCGAGGCTGCAGGCGGAGGGGACGAACCGGTTCGTCGCGGCGGATGGGGCGATACCGATTGCGGCTTCGGGGGAGATCCACGAGGGTGCGCTCGAGGGGGCGAACCAGGATGCGGTTCACGGCACGATGCAGCTCATGCTGGTGCAGCGGCAGGCCGAGATGATGCAGAAGGCGCTGAGCGTGTTTCACAACGACTTCGATAAGACGGCAGCAGAAGAGCTGGGCAAAGTTTCGTAA
- the flgG gene encoding flagellar basal-body rod protein FlgG, which produces MIRAMYTAASGMSAQQANLDTVANNLANSATAGFRSRRLQFEDMVYQNLITPGSAESQQTVSAGLQIGLGVRDAATEIIMTQGDFNQTQNPLDVAIQGHGFFQLTRPDGTIAYTRSGNFHLTNQGVIVTAEGDPILPSITIPPNATNVTISEYGVVTATIPGQTTAAQLGTMQLATFANPGGLNSIGGNLLTQSTSSGNPITDVPGGTSGLGLLQQGYLEASNVDVVAEFVQMILAQRAYESNSKVIHVADDMYSQINNLVR; this is translated from the coding sequence ATGATTCGAGCGATGTATACGGCGGCAAGCGGGATGAGTGCACAGCAGGCGAACCTGGATACGGTGGCGAATAACCTGGCGAACTCGGCGACGGCGGGCTTCCGGAGCAGGCGGCTGCAGTTCGAGGACATGGTGTACCAGAACCTGATTACGCCGGGGTCGGCGGAGAGCCAACAGACGGTTTCGGCGGGGCTGCAGATCGGGCTTGGGGTGCGGGACGCGGCGACCGAGATCATCATGACGCAGGGGGATTTCAACCAGACGCAGAACCCTCTCGACGTGGCGATTCAAGGGCATGGGTTTTTCCAGTTGACGCGCCCGGACGGGACGATTGCGTATACACGCTCAGGGAACTTTCACCTGACGAACCAAGGGGTGATCGTGACGGCGGAGGGCGATCCGATTCTGCCGTCGATCACGATTCCTCCGAACGCGACGAACGTGACGATCTCGGAGTACGGGGTGGTGACGGCGACGATCCCGGGCCAGACGACCGCGGCTCAGCTTGGGACGATGCAGCTTGCGACGTTCGCGAATCCGGGCGGACTGAACTCGATTGGCGGAAACCTGCTGACGCAGAGCACGTCTTCCGGGAACCCGATCACCGATGTACCAGGTGGCACGAGTGGGCTTGGGCTTCTGCAGCAGGGGTATCTCGAGGCCTCAAACGTGGACGTGGTCGCGGAGTTCGTGCAGATGATCCTCGCGCAGCGGGCCTATGAAAGCAACTCCAAGGTTA